The following proteins are co-located in the Cydia fagiglandana chromosome 2, ilCydFagi1.1, whole genome shotgun sequence genome:
- the LOC134672176 gene encoding ras GTPase-activating protein-binding protein 1: MVMEASPSPSPQSVGREFVRQYYTLLNKAPTHLHRFYNNYSSFVHGGLDAPHRETLPVVGQKQIHNRIQQLNFRDCHAKISQVDSQATLGNGVVVQVTGELSNGGAPMRRFTQTFVLAAQSPKKYYVHNDIFRYQAGELSNGGAPRRRFTQTFVLAAQSPKKYYVHNDIFRYQAGELSNGGAPMRRFTQTFVLAAQSPKKYYVHNDIFRYQDLVPEDEEPGSPAEPAGYFPPPPFPPAFPAPPVLDEPTLNGHQPERLHAPAPAPPAPPAPPAPPAPPAPEPEPEPPREPTPPPVQQPQPVVPPEPKTYANLLKSSAPVSAAPAPSSVAPAPAHVHAAAPAPQEQRPRVARPPRDSQPNEGSRNERGPRDGDRERDSRDSRDSRDSRRYSDSQQLFLGNVPPSATEEELRALFSRFGPVAELRVLGRAPHPHYGFLTYESAKHAQDCLSAQPLYFPADSPDGVKLNVEEKKARGAAARDPPRRRPSSSHRAFPAPPRQPYRR, encoded by the exons ATGGTAATGGAGGCGTCCCCATCCCCCTCCCCGCAGAGCGTCGGCCGCGAGTTCGTCCGCCAGTACTACACGCTGCTGAACAAGGCACCCACACACCTCCACAG GTTCTATAACAACTACTCGTCGTTCGTGCACGGCGGGCTGGACGCGCCGCACCGGGAGACGCTCCCCGTGGTCGGCCAGAAGCAGATCCACAACCGCATCCAGCAGCTCAACTTCCGCGACTGCCATGCCAAGATCAGCCAG GTGGACTCGCAGGCGACGCTCGGGAACGGTGTGGTGGTGCAGGTGACGGGCGAGCTGTCCAACGGCGGCGCCCCCATGCGGCGCTTCACGCAGACTTTCGTGCTCGCGGCCCAGTCGCCCAAGAAGTACTACGTGCACAACGACATCTTCCGCTACCAG GCGGGCGAGCTGTCCAACGGCGGCGCCCCCAGGCGGCGCTTCACGCAGACCTTCGTGCTCGCGGCCCAGTCGCCCAAGAAGTACTACGTGCACAACGACATCTTCCGCTACCAG GCGGGCGAGCTGTCCAACGGCGGCGCCCCCATGCGGCGCTTCACGCAGACCTTCGTGCTCGCGGCCCAGTCGCCCAAGAAGTACTACGTGCACAACGACATCTTCCGCTACCAG GACCTGGTGCCGGAGGACGAGGAGCCGGGCTCGCCCGCGGAGCCGGCGGGCTACTTCCCCCCGCCGCCCTTCCCGCCCGCCTTCCCCGCGCCGCCCGTCCTGGACGAGCCCACGCTCAACGGCCACCAGCCCGAGCGGCTGCACG cccccgcgcccgcgccccccgcgCCCCCCGCGCCCCCCGCGCCCCCCGCGCCCCCCGCGCCCGAGCCGGAGCCCGAGCCGCCGCGCGAGCCCACGCCGCCGCCCGTGCAGCAGCCGCAGCCCG TGGTCCCCCCTGAGCCGAAAACGTACGCCAACCTGCTGAAGTCGTCCGCGCCGGTgtcggcggcgccggcgccctcGTCCGTGGCGCCTGCGCCCGCGCACGTGCACgcggccgcgccggcgccgcagGAGCAGCGCCCGCGCGTGGCGCGCCCGCCCAGGGACTCGCAGCCCAACG AAGGCAGCCGCAACGAGCGCGGGCCTCGCGACGGCGACCGTGAGCGCGACTCGCGGGACTCGCGCGACTCCCGGGACTCGCGGCGCTACTCGGACTCGCAGCAGCTGTTCCTGGGCAACGTGCCGCCGTCCGCCACCGAGGAGGAGCTGCGCGCGCTGTTCTCGCGCTTCGGGCCCGTGGCCGAGCTGCGCGTGCTGGGCCGCGCGCCGCACCCGCACTACGGCTTCCTCACGTACGAGAGCGCCAAGCACGCGCAGGACTGTCTCAGCGCGCAG CCGCTGTACTTCCCGGCGGACAGCCCGGACGGCGTGAAGCTGAACGTGGAGGAGAAGAAGGCGCGCGGCGCCGCGGCCCGcgacccgccgcgccgccgcccctcCTCCTCGCACCGCGCCTTCCCCGCGCCGCCCCGCCAGCCCTACCGCCGCTAA
- the LOC134672167 gene encoding uncharacterized PE-PGRS family protein PE_PGRS54-like — MYTVSGGRAGGAARGRRGARRRGGGAAGRGPLLLLHVQLHAVRAVRREGWRGGAGKARCEEEGRRRGGSRAASSPPRSASRRPGCPPGSIVCIPLAAVELAGRRGEGAVRGGGAAARRVAGRFFSSTFSFTPSGLSAGKYTAVGLAGRRGEGAVRGGGAAARRVAGRFFSSTFSFTPSGLSAGKYTAVGLAGRRGEGAVRGGGAAARRVAGRFFSSTFSFTPSGLSAGKYTAVGLAGRRGEGAVRGGGAAARRVAGRFFSSTFSFTPSGLSAGKYTAVGLAGRRGEGAVRGGGAAARRVAGRFFSSTFSFTPSGLSAGKYTAVGLAGRRGEGAVRGGGAAARRVAGRFFSSTFSFTPSGLSAGKYTAVGLAGRRGEGAVRGGGAAARRVAGRFFSSTFSFTPSGLSAGKYTAVGLAGRRGEGAVRGGGAAARRVAGRFFSSTFSFTPSGLSAGKYTAVGLAGRRGEGAVRGGGAAARRVAGRFFSSTFSFTPSGLSAGKYTAVGLAGRRGEGAVRGGGAAARRVAGRFFSSTFSFTPSGLSAGKYTAVGLAGRRGEGAVRGGGAAARRVAGRFFSSTFSFTPSGLSAGKYTAVGLAGRRGEGAVRGGGAAARRVAGRFFSSTFSFTPSGLSAGKYTAVGLAGRRGEGAVRGGGAAARRVAGRFFSSTFSFTPSGLSAGKYTAVGLAGRRGEGAVRGGGAAARRVAGRFFSSTFSFTPSGLSAGKYTAVGLAGRRGEGAVRGGGAAARRVAGRFFSSTFSFTPSGLSAGKYTAVGLAGRRGEGAVRGGGAAARRVAGRFFSSTFSFTPSGLSAGKYSMYTGWRGGAGKARCEEEGRRRGGSRAASSPPRSASRRPGCPPGSIVCIPLAAVGLAGRRGEGAVRGGGAAARRVAGRFFSSTFSFTPSGLSAGKYSMYTVSGGRAGGAARGRRGARRRGGGAAGRGPLLLLHVQLHAVRAVRREV; from the exons ATGTATACCGTTAGCGGCGGTAGGGCTGGCGGAGCGGCGCGGGGAAGGCGCGGTGCGAGGAGgaggggcggcggcgcggcgggtcgCGGGCCGCTTCTTCTCCTCCACGTTCAGCTTCACGCCGTCCGGGCTGTCCGCCGGGAA GGCTGGCGGGGCGGCGCGGGGAAGGCGCGGTGCGAGGAGgaggggcggcggcgcggcgggtcgCGGGCCGCTTCTTCTCCTCCACGTTCAGCTTCACGCCGTCCGGGCTGTCCGCCGGGAAGTATAGTATGTATACCGTTAGCGGCGGTAGAGCTGGCGGGGCGGCGCGGGGAAGGCGCGGTGCGAGGAGgaggggcggcggcgcggcgggtcgCGGGCCGCTTCTTCTCCTCCACGTTCAGCTTCACGCCGTCCGGGCTGTCCGCCGGAAAGTATA CGGCGGTAGGGCTGGCGGGGCGGCGCGGGGAAGGCGCGGTGCGAGGAGgaggggcggcggcgcggcgggtcgCGGGCCGCTTCTTCTCCTCCACGTTCAGCTTCACGCCGTCCGGGCTGTCCGCCGGGAAGTATA CGGCGGTAGGGCTGGCGGGGCGGCGCGGGGAAGGCGCGGTGCGAGGAGgaggggcggcggcgcggcgggtcgCGGGCCGCTTCTTCTCCTCCACGTTCAGCTTCACGCCGTCCGGGCTGTCCGCCGGGAAGTATA CGGCGGTAGGGCTGGCGGGGCGGCGCGGGGAAGGCGCGGTGCGAGGAGgaggggcggcggcgcggcgggtcgCGGGCCGCTTCTTCTCCTCCACGTTCAGCTTCACGCCGTCCGGGCTGTCCGCCGGGAAGTATA CGGCGGTAGGGCTGGCGGGGCGGCGCGGGGAAGGCGCGGTGCGAGGAGgaggggcggcggcgcggcgggtcgCGGGCCGCTTCTTCTCCTCCACGTTCAGCTTCACGCCGTCCGGGCTGTCCGCCGGGAAGTATA CGGCGGTAGGGCTGGCGGGGCGGCGCGGGGAAGGCGCGGTGCGAGGAGgaggggcggcggcgcggcgggtcgCGGGCCGCTTCTTCTCCTCCACGTTCAGCTTCACGCCGTCCGGGCTGTCCGCCGGGAAGTATA CGGCGGTAGGGCTGGCGGGGCGGCGCGGGGAAGGCGCGGTGCGAGGAGgaggggcggcggcgcggcgggtcgCGGGCCGCTTCTTCTCCTCCACGTTCAGCTTCACGCCGTCCGGGCTGTCCGCCGGGAAGTATA CGGCGGTAGGGCTGGCGGGGCGGCGCGGGGAAGGCGCGGTGCGAGGAGgaggggcggcggcgcggcgggtcgCGGGCCGCTTCTTCTCCTCCACGTTCAGCTTCACGCCGTCCGGGCTGTCCGCCGGGAAGTATA CGGCGGTAGGGCTGGCGGGGCGGCGCGGGGAAGGCGCGGTGCGAGGAGgaggggcggcggcgcggcgggtcgCGGGCCGCTTCTTCTCCTCCACGTTCAGCTTCACGCCGTCCGGGCTGTCCGCCGGGAAGTATA CGGCGGTAGGGCTGGCGGGGCGGCGCGGGGAAGGCGCGGTGCGAGGAGgaggggcggcggcgcggcgggtcgCGGGCCGCTTCTTCTCCTCCACGTTCAGCTTCACGCCGTCCGGGCTGTCCGCCGGGAAGTATA CGGCGGTAGGGCTGGCGGGGCGGCGCGGGGAAGGCGCGGTGCGAGGAGgaggggcggcggcgcggcgggtcgCGGGCCGCTTCTTCTCCTCCACGTTCAGCTTCACGCCGTCCGGGCTGTCCGCCGGGAAGTATA CGGCGGTAGGGCTGGCGGGGCGGCGCGGGGAAGGCGCGGTGCGAGGAGgaggggcggcggcgcggcgggtcgCGGGCCGCTTCTTCTCCTCCACGTTCAGCTTCACGCCGTCCGGGCTGTCCGCCGGGAAGTATA CGGCGGTAGGGCTGGCGGGGCGGCGCGGGGAAGGCGCGGTGCGAGGAGgaggggcggcggcgcggcgggtcgCGGGCCGCTTCTTCTCCTCCACGTTCAGCTTCACGCCGTCCGGGCTGTCCGCCGGGAAGTATA CGGCGGTAGGGCTGGCGGGGCGGCGCGGGGAAGGCGCGGTGCGAGGAGgaggggcggcggcgcggcgggtcgCGGGCCGCTTCTTCTCCTCCACGTTCAGCTTCACGCCGTCCGGGCTGTCCGCCGGGAAGTATA CGGCGGTAGGGCTGGCGGGGCGGCGCGGGGAAGGCGCGGTGCGAGGAGgaggggcggcggcgcggcgggtcgCGGGCCGCTTCTTCTCCTCCACGTTCAGCTTCACGCCGTCCGGGCTGTCCGCCGGGAAGTATA CGGCGGTAGGGCTGGCGGGGCGGCGCGGGGAAGGCGCGGTGCGAGGAGgaggggcggcggcgcggcgggtcgCGGGCCGCTTCTTCTCCTCCACGTTCAGCTTCACGCCGTCCGGGCTGTCCGCCGGGAAGTATAGTATGTATACC GGCTGGCGGGGCGGCGCGGGGAAGGCGCGGTGCGAGGAGgaggggcggcggcgcggcgggtcgCGGGCCGCTTCTTCTCCTCCACGTTCAGCTTCACGCCGTCCGGGCTGTCCGCCGGGAAGTATAGTATGTATACCGTTAGCGGCGGTAGGGCTGGCGGGGCGGCGCGGGGAAGGCGCGGTGCGAGGAGgaggggcggcggcgcggcgggtcgCGGGCCGCTTCTTCTCCTCCACGTTCAGCTTCACGCCGTCCGGGCTGTCCGCCGGGAAGTATAGTATGTATACCGTTAGCGGCGGTAGGGCTGGCGGGGCGGCGCGGGGAAGGCGCGGTGCGAGGAGgaggggcggcggcgcggcgggtcgCGGGCCGCTTCTTCTCCTCCACGTTCAGCTTCACGCCGTCCGGGCTGTCCGCCGGGAAGTATAG
- the LOC134673325 gene encoding RNA-binding protein squid isoform X2, translating into MANNDNFAQDVTDNQLNGNAENGGGDNGQQDNGSEAPGRDDDRKLFVGGLSWETTDKELRDHFSAYGEIDSINVKTDPNTGRSRGFAFIVFKAPDSIDKVMAAGDHTINNKKVDPKKAKARHGKIFVGGLSSEISDDEIKNFFSNFGTIIEVEMPFDKTKNQRKGFCFITFESEQVVNELLKTPKQTIAGKEVDVKRATPKPDGPGGMTGRGGRGGRGSRGGRGGRGGYGGQGAWGNQGYGGYGYGQGGYGGGYDGYGYGGYGYDGYGGYGGYDYSGYPNYAGYQGGKQRGGGGGRANQRHQPY; encoded by the exons ATGGCCAATAACGACAATTTTGCACAAGACGTGACCGATAATCAATTAAATGGAAATGCAGAGAACGGTGGAGGTGATAATGGACAACAAGATAATGGTAGCGAAGCCCCGGGACGCGATGACGACAG AAAACTGTTTGTCGGAGGATTGAGCTGGGAAACTACAGACA AGGAATTACGTGATCACTTCAGTGCATATGGTGAGATTGATAGCATCAATGTCAAGACAGACCCCAACACCGGCCGATCACGAGGCTTTGCCTTCATTGTTTTCAAGGCACCTGACTCCATCGACAAGGTTATGGCTGCCGGAGACCACACAATCAACAACAAGAAAGTAGACCCAAAGAAGGCCAAAGCGAGACACGGAAAAATCTTTGTCGGAGGCCTCAGCAGTGAAATCTCAGATGATGAAATCAAGAACTTCTTCAGCAACTTTGGAACC ATCATTGAAGTTGAAATGCCTTTTGACAAGACAAAGAACCAAAGAAAAGGATTCTGTTTTATCACCTTCGAGTCTGAGCAGGTTGTGAATGAACTTCTCAAGACTCCGAAACAGACCATCGCCGGAAAGGAG GTTGATGTCAAGAGGGCGACGCCCAAGCCCGACGGCCCCGGCGGCATgaccgggcgcggcgggcgcggagGCCGGGGCTCGCGCGGCGGacgcggcggccgcggcggctACGGCGGCCAGGGCGCCTGGGGCAACCAGGGCTACGGCGGCTACGGCTACGGCCAGGGCGGCTACGGCGGCGGATACGACGGCTACGGCTACGGCGGTTATGGCTACGACGGCTACGGGGGCTACGGCGGTTACGATTACTCCGGATACCCCAATTACG CCGGCTACCAGGGCGGCaagcagcgcggcggcggcggcggccgtgCCAACCAGAGGCACCAGCCCTACTGA
- the LOC134673325 gene encoding RNA-binding protein squid isoform X1: protein MANNDNFAQDVTDNQLNGNAENGGGDNGQQDNGSEAPGRDDDRKLFVGGLSWETTDKELRDHFSAYGEIDSINVKTDPNTGRSRGFAFIVFKAPDSIDKVMAAGDHTINNKKVDPKKAKARHGKIFVGGLSSEISDDEIKNFFSNFGTIIEVEMPFDKTKNQRKGFCFITFESEQVVNELLKTPKQTIAGKEVDVKRATPKPDGPGGMTGRGGRGGRGSRGGRGGRGGYGGQGAWGNQGYGGYGYGQGGYGGGYDGYGYGGYGYDGYGGYGGYDYSGYPNYDYGGYGGYEGGYGARTAPRGKAGYQGGKQRGGGGGRANQRHQPY from the exons ATGGCCAATAACGACAATTTTGCACAAGACGTGACCGATAATCAATTAAATGGAAATGCAGAGAACGGTGGAGGTGATAATGGACAACAAGATAATGGTAGCGAAGCCCCGGGACGCGATGACGACAG AAAACTGTTTGTCGGAGGATTGAGCTGGGAAACTACAGACA AGGAATTACGTGATCACTTCAGTGCATATGGTGAGATTGATAGCATCAATGTCAAGACAGACCCCAACACCGGCCGATCACGAGGCTTTGCCTTCATTGTTTTCAAGGCACCTGACTCCATCGACAAGGTTATGGCTGCCGGAGACCACACAATCAACAACAAGAAAGTAGACCCAAAGAAGGCCAAAGCGAGACACGGAAAAATCTTTGTCGGAGGCCTCAGCAGTGAAATCTCAGATGATGAAATCAAGAACTTCTTCAGCAACTTTGGAACC ATCATTGAAGTTGAAATGCCTTTTGACAAGACAAAGAACCAAAGAAAAGGATTCTGTTTTATCACCTTCGAGTCTGAGCAGGTTGTGAATGAACTTCTCAAGACTCCGAAACAGACCATCGCCGGAAAGGAG GTTGATGTCAAGAGGGCGACGCCCAAGCCCGACGGCCCCGGCGGCATgaccgggcgcggcgggcgcggagGCCGGGGCTCGCGCGGCGGacgcggcggccgcggcggctACGGCGGCCAGGGCGCCTGGGGCAACCAGGGCTACGGCGGCTACGGCTACGGCCAGGGCGGCTACGGCGGCGGATACGACGGCTACGGCTACGGCGGTTATGGCTACGACGGCTACGGGGGCTACGGCGGTTACGATTACTCCGGATACCCCAATTACG ACTACGGCGGGTACGGAGGGTACGAGGGCGGCTACGGCGCGCGCACGGCTCCGCGCGGGAAAG CCGGCTACCAGGGCGGCaagcagcgcggcggcggcggcggccgtgCCAACCAGAGGCACCAGCCCTACTGA